The nucleotide window ATTGCAAATTTTTTTGCTATGTCTTTCATCAATAGCAACAACCAACAGTACAGTATTTGCCTGCTAGATATACCTCTAGGCAAATTTTACATGATTGTTTGCATAATTTTGTGTTTGTTGTGGTTTCTTTATTTTTGGAAATCTAATTGTTTTTCATTGGTGATGTGGTTGATTGTATAGGTGCACCAGGTCCAGGTTACTGCTAACCTCATGAAGGCTGAGGTTAATCATGATGTGCACCAGAATGCAATGACTGCTAAAACAGGAGTTTTAGGAACAGATGCTGAGAGCAAGGTAGCAGAGAGACCACGTCTGAATCTGAAGCCTCGTTCCTATGCAACAGGACAGTCTGATGAAATTGCTGTTAAGGAAAGGTATGCGACAATCCAACAATGTCCGAGCTCCTATTTTGACTAACATTCTACCCCCAACTTGCATATAGCGTCTCTGTTAAGCGATCTTTGGTTACTGCAAAATTAGTGTCAAGCTACTCTCTGCTCTTTCAGTTTTTTGTCCCTGTATGCATTTGTTATGcaatttagggcatgtttggatcacTAGTGCTTTACTAGCTGGGGCTAAAAACTAGAGTTagctaacaactagttgaagGCTTGGCTAAAAAATTAATGTACCTATTAGCACTCCTGTTTGGATGCACTAGGGCTGATTttggctaatttttagctagctaacaattagctctTGTATCCAAACATGCCCCTAGCATAGCTTGCTGCATTGCTTTGGAGTCTGGAATCATATTGGGTTCGAAGATTAAAACAACACCAACTATGTCCTCTAGGGTCAGTGTTTTTGCATCCCTTTTGCCTTATGCTTTTACGCAGGTAATGTTTAATTGAATGTCGTAGGGTTGGTTTTGTTGTCTATATGATTAGATGGTGTTGTTCACCTTCAATTTCGTCAAATAATTAGTGATGACTGAATGTTGCATCACTCCAGTCTCCAACCATACATGGAAAAAAAATTAGTGAAGTCTAAGAAGCAAACATTTTAGTATTTCATTCTATcaattaaaaaaattataattcTGCTtgtggtaaaaaaaaaaaaaatctgcttTGGATGAGATCTCCAAGAACAGTGGATAATGGTAAAGGAGAATATTGATGGTTGCAATGAGTCGTGGTAGGAGAATGATGTCTAGATTCATAGATTGTAGGTATCAGCACCTCGTTCTTTTCTTGGATATGTCAGAACTTGGATCTTTTTTTCAcaatttattagtgatgctttgtttGACAACAATTAGGTCTGAGATCAATATATTCAAGTACTGTGTATGATACATGTAGAGTTAAATAACTactattttgacttctttttgttACTTTAAATGCCCTAGGCCATCCCTCTTTGGTGGTGCTCGCCCCCGGGAACAAGTATGTACTCTGTGCCTTTTTATTGATATGCTATTTATTCCTTTTTGTTTCTGGCTGAATCAAAATCTGATATTGTTCTTTTACAAATTCAGGTTCTCAAAGAACGCGGAGTGGATGttttggccagtgatcttgagaAGACTTCACCAGTTGGCAGGTTGTTATATGTCAGTGATGCTTTATGTTTATATTGATAGATGCATTTTAGTTAGGTTGTGGTGATACAATTTTGATTACAGTTCACAAGTTCTGATTTATTTGTTGGAACTAGATACATAGGTTttactatgcacttagatatacactatgtctaaatacgtaagtaaaagtaatgtatctaaaaaggccaaaacatcttataatttggaatggagggagtattttgtTATATTATTATTACATGAAAGAAATTAGAAACAGATAATTTGATCTTATGGGGACAACATAAGATAATTAATCTCCAATAGGTATTTGCATGGATTTCTGATAATTGAGTGACACTAATGATATTTGAGTAGTGTGCTTCAAGAATCAGTTGGTGCTTTATGTCAAGAGTTTACCGTTCTATTAGGAAAAAAAGGGATCATATTGTGTTCATGCCACAGAAATTCACTAGGTTTCATTTGATGACCCATGGAATGTACCGATGAGGAAAATTATAATGCTTGCTGTGCAACCTTATCAGTTTTTTCTTGTTTTATGGTAACTtgtgatgaagttttttttttccttgaaaTCGTTTTTTACTTGCAGAGGTTACTGGAGAACAGCATAGGTTGAACTTGTGTTACATTACTGATAGTCTCTCTGTCATTTGTAGGTCTAAAGGTGAATTTGCAAAGGTTGAGCAGAAGGTTGAAGCTTTGTCCATTAACCCTTCTGTTGAAAGAGCTGATGGTTTTCCAGCTGGTCACAGAGGCCCAAGGAGTGTTGATAAGAAAGATTACAAGCGAGATACTGACAGGGCTGATGCATATAGGCCTACTCGTCGGGAGGACAACAGGAGGGTCGCTAGAGATATGGAGAAGCCACAGGAGCAACCACGCCCAGAGCCTGAGACATGGCGTAAGCCAGTGGAGCCTCCAAAGCCAGAGGTTGCAACACCCCGTTTTGGGAAAGCAGCAACTGCCTTGGAGCTCGCCCAGGCCTTCTCAACGTCCATGTCTGATACCGCACCCCAGAGCCGGTTGACCAGTGTTCCCAGTTCAAGAGTTCCTCCTAGCCCAGGTGCTAGGGATCAGTCTGGCTTTTCAAGGCTCACTGACAGCAGGACGTTACACTCCAGCCCTTCCCAGCGAAAGATAAATGGCTACTGATTGCTTGGCACACATATTAGATGTGCCACGATGACACAGCTCAGGTATCATGGCCTCGATGAAGCGCCCTGCTGTATCTTCATACTCAACTGCCCCTGCGTGGAGAAGTTCAATTGTTGCTCTGTCAAATGGTGGCACGCGAGGGGTGCTAATCTCATTGGTAGCAAACAAAAGGCTCCTCTCCCATAAGTTTCTGGTCAGTCAGTGGTTTATAACTGAGGGTTCATTTCCTCTCTTGATAACGAGAGATGTGAATTTGTGAACTATTTCTGCTTATGTTCGCCAGCTGCGATTTATTGCTGGGGAATAATTGCTATCGCTGGGGAATAATTGCTATCGCTGGGGAATAATTGCTACTTAGTTGGATGTGACAGTATGTATCTCTGGCGTGCTTGGTTTTATGATGTTGCCAGATCGGTGGTATGCAGCCTGTGTTAAAATGCAATTTTCGGGCCTTGTCTTCATAAGCTGCAAAATTGGGATTTTATTGTGCTAGTTTTTCTGGAGAAACTATTGGTACATTGTAGTCTTGTACGATTATATTATGATTATTAAAGGATATAACCTTCGATCTTGGTTGTCTAGTTGATGTAAGCCTCGTTTGGATCGCCTGAATTTCATTGGATTCCAAATGGAGCTAGTATTAAAGTTATGTTTGAGAATCCTGTGTAATTGGTGCTATCCAAATGAGGCTCTGAAGCTTTCGTTTCGTTTTTTATTTGATCTCGTGTTCCGTGGGTTACGATTACAATTACATGTGTTGTTCGAATCTGGATGATTCAGGTTGAATTGCCCAATTTGCATCAAAACAAAATGACGTGAAACTGGGAGCACTAGATTCCAGTAGCTGTGGAACAGTGGAAGTAGCCACGTCGCGGTGAAACCAAACGGAGCAAATTTTTGTAGCACTATGGCTGCAAGAGGAATCACAAAAGGCGAGCACTGCCCAGGTTGGGGGAGGAGAATCCGAAACAGCAGAGTTGTGTATGCACGTCAGAGGCACTAAGCTAGGGATCAGCTTTGTGAGCATCGATCAAGTttgtcatgttcgcttggcttataagctgtattttttcagccaacgaataatatttatctctcacaataaatcagccaacggtactttcagccatgatttATTAGCCGAGCGACCAGGGTAAAAGCAGGAAAGCCGTCGTCGTTCGTGGAGCCGCACCACCGCACACACGAGGTACACCGCAGCCGTTTTGCTTGCTTGATGCTCGCCGGCGCTCAGAACAGGAAGGCCGTCGGCGTGAACGCCGGCAGCACCGTCGGCTGGCCGTAGTGCCTGCAGGGAGAGAAGATGGATGCACCTGAGTCAGCGTCAACAGTAAAGGCTACTCTAACTACTACTGTAGCGACATAAGCGAGCGAGCAAGTGTTGGTTTTTTTACGATCCACGTCATCATCTACAGAAGGAAGTCACCAGTACGTTAGAGCATTATCGGATTTGGTTTGAAGCTGGAAAGCTTTATTAAGCGCGGGCCGGGTCCTCTTGCAACCTGCAGTGCATTGTGCATTGTGCGCTGATCTTTTCCAGGTACGAGTACGATGATGCTTGATGCCCAGTGGACAAGTGGTAGTGGTAGGCCGTAGGCATAGGCATAGGCATCGTGGTCACAGAGTACTCTCTACTCGTTCACAGGTTCAGTTCAGTCATGCAGCAGAACTGCAGAAGGCAGCAGCTCAGCCTTGTGCCTTTGTTGGGGTGGCCAGCCAGACCGGGTCACCAGCCACCAGGGCATGGCAGCGCAGCTTGAGTTTGACTACGGCCAAAGCGAGCTGGGAAAAGGTCTCTTTCTGACGCATGCACTACCGATAAAAAGGGAGTACAGTGGAAACTAGTATGGCATCTGGAGTTGGGCTGTTGGAGATGGACTGATGGCTCCGGATTCCGATAAGAAGGATAGCGAGCCTGTCCGCCGTGGAGAACCCATCAGGGATGGGGTCCATGGTCCATGTAGTAGAGGCTGTTTGCAGATGGTACTCTCTCTGGTTACTGATAACTAACTAACGATCCGTTCCAAAATTTAAAACTCTGATTATTATTCGTGGTCCAAACATCACGTTTGGGATATGTGTAGATTTGAGAAATGGGTATTAACTAATCTTCCGGTATTtacatcaaaaaaaaaaaatcatacaatATTCAACATGGGGTACACACGTTCTAGCTATTACTAGTAGTTGATAAAAATAAGTTAATGTAGGCTGATTTTAGCCAGTTATTCAGTCCACTTGGAGACGacaatttgcaagatgaagttgaCTGCTCCCATAAGCTACGTACCAAAAAGTAGGTTTCACCCGATCGAGGGGGTCCTCTCCTCTCGTGTGCGCCAAATCTTTAGTGGACTTTCGTGGAGCATCCAACCCAACTAAAATTAGGTGCCGCGCGCGAGTTGATCAACTATCCTATCCACCGTTTCCGTTACTGTCATCCATCTTCGTCCAAACCTGGAAGGCTAGCTGGAAGGTCACCTTCTTTTTCACGTAGAAACGTGTGCGCAAGGGTAGCCCACAGGAACGCATCAGGGGCCTACTCGGCTGTGACACGCAACGTCGTCCATCTCCACCCTCCCGGGAGGAGCCGGCGCCCAGGGTCAACGGACGGACGCGTGTCGCGATCCGGGcacccctcccctctccctctccctcgcccCAGTCGCCACCGCACGCACCCACGGCCACGCACGCACGGAACGAGCGCCAAGGAACTCACCGGAAGTCGTCGTAGCTCGCCGCCCGGGTGGCGCGGCGTGGCGACCTCGCCCTGGCCTTGGGCGGCGCGGCTGGCTTCTtcgcctgcgcctgcgcctgcgccatGGACGCGGCAGTCATGGCGGCGTCCTCGGAGATGGCGCCCAGCGTCGGCTTCCACGCCGCCGCCGACCCCGACGATGAAGGCCTCCGGCGCCGCTTCTGCGCGggcgcagcggcggcggtggccgtggCGGTGTCGTCGGGCGCCGCAGGCGACGTCGGCGGCGGCCGGCGCGCGCGCCTCACGAAGGCGAACAGCTTCATCTGCTGATCTGCGTGCGCCTACGTGTGGCTAGCTTCCGGTCCCCTGCCCCTGCAGGTTTTTGCTTTACCGTTGAATGGACGGACAGCTTAATTAGGCTTAGCTGATCCGCATCACGGGGCGTTTTGTAGTGGGTGGCTGCCGATTTGGCCCTTATTATATGCACAACAGCAGGGGGTTTGCACCACTTGTTAGTTGTGACTGCAGATGACTAAAATGCCCTTTGCTCTTTAGGACAGTCCTAAATGTCACGTACAATGAAATCAAACTCGAATGAAACTCTTCCTCTCAATGCAAAGTTTCATTTTACAATTTCATAGGCATTTAATTCCACGACCCATAGAAAGTTGGTAATCACACTAAGAGAGTTTCATCTTTCTATCTTCTTAAATACACTGTCATATCATAAAAAATGTCTATGTAACGACCTATttaatgcaaatgaaattcaCATAAAACTCCCACTGAAACTGATCTTAATTAATACGAGTACTACTAGCTAGAATTTTTCAGGAACCTGCAAACTTCCCCCAACTCAAGCGGGGGTTTGATTGGATATACCTATTTCCTCTCAATATTAGTATCTAGATTTTATTTGAAAAGGTAACtgagtttaaaaaaaaaaaatcgctcATCAATCCTACTCAATCTACCGCACTTCACATGAGGAATGGATTTATCCAAACAAGCTTCAAATGTAGAGGAAACATGTGTAATGAGTTGGAGGAGATGATGCACTGCACAGTGCACACTACACGGGGTACAAAGCCTCAACGCGACAAGGATATGGTATCCTAAATGCTGTTTTCCACTAAAAACAGCAGCAACACACTGTTGGAGCTAAAGGTAGACCTGTTTCTAATGAAGCAATGATCGATGGCACTCAGGAGCCCACAAAATAGCAGGACCATAATCACCAAGAAAATGAGCCAACCCAATATTTTCCGCTAAATATAATTCTAGGTACGCATTGCTAAATCGAGAAAAAAATGTTCGGAGAAAATAAAGTCAGCTGACTGTCAAGATCGATTTTTTTGGGTATTTGGCACCCCTTTGAATTTATTAGTATACTAAAATTATAACCGTGCGTTGCAACGAAAAAAATATGAtgataattcaaatttgagtttagATATTTACGTGCTTCAAGAAGTCGGAGGTCGTCTTGGATTAGTGACCCCCTGCAATTTGGTGGCCGTGCAAAGCACGTTTTCTGCTTCCACTGTTAGGTTCGTATaggataaaaaaaatctttttagaCTTTTTTCTCCTTGTACAGCGTTTGCATGTCGACTCAGATGGAGCGATCATGGAAACTGGCCAGTAGGCAGGAGTCggctccgttcggcttgctgaattttggctgaaattggctgaaaaaacactgttatggctgaattgttgtaagagaaaaacactgttccagctgaaaaaacaagccgaacaagccggatatgGGGTAAGCAGTTGTGATGGCATGGATGGCAGGTGATTTcgtatttagggggtgtttgtgaCTGCTCCGCTCCTGTTTTTACAGGTCCGTTCTAACTCCGCGTTGCCAAACACCTTCAGCTCCAAAAAACTCCGCTCCATAAAAAAAAACAGAGCTGGAGGTCAACTCCACATTTTTTTCTAGAGCACTTCAAGAGGTACTTCAATTTTTAAAGTTCTGTACTCTTACATAAAGTTATTGGATAATTACCCAACTTGCGACTCATTAATCGCATGTACGGCTGTACCGGTTTGTTTTCTAATCTGTTCAGACTCCCTCTACGCGTGATTTTTTCCTCCGCTCGTGACGTTCCGCTCCATATGCACGCTAGGCAACATACTGTTCGTACCATTGGTCATGGGTGATCATGGCAAGTCAAGCCAGATCATTCGAACTTGCCATTTTCTTGAGCCACGCCAGTGGCAGGACGAGTTTGGAATCAATTCCATGGCTGGAATTGACAGGCCATGAGAAAGGATTTTTGTTTAATTTTCTATCACTCACATTGCAATCAACAGGCCATGAAAAATTAAGTGCAATTTCTTATATTTTTCATACCAGGTGGTCCCGTTCGGCTGGTATGAAAAATGCACCGTTCatactgaaaacactgttccggttaaAATATTatgggagaaaaatactgttctagctgaaaaaaaaatcaaacaagcCGGCTTCTTGGTCGGCCGAACGGGGTATTTGGTAATTTACAAATGTCAATCAGGGGCATAATAAACTGTTCGTATGAAAACAACACATTTGTGGAGCTGGAGACCGGCTATGTGCCAAACAGTACCATCTGTTCCACAAACTCCACGTTAAAGCTGCTCTATAGTAAAGTTTATGGAGCATAACTACAAAAACGGAAGCGGAGCAATCCCAAACACCGCCTTATAAtcgaccacgaccacgaccacggcGCATACACATATTTGCATGTTGGCATGCAACTTAGACGGTCTCCAACAAGCCAGACCTAAAAACAAGAGTTTGGGTACCGCACAGTAAAAACATCCCGGACCCAAAAACTATCATATTCCAACAGGCGACACAAACGAGAAGACAGGCATGGGAAATAGCCAGGAGCAGCAGCCGGCGGCGGCCATAGCCCAGGAGCCCGGAGTTGTTTCTTCGTCGCAGGAATGGGCAAGAATGGCATCCAGTACGCAGTGGTCAGTAATACTGCTCTATACTCTCTTGCAGCGATACTACCTTTTCTTATCTCCCTCGCAGGAGGCCTGACATCGTCGCCGTGGTCGTCGCAGGTGGACGCCTTCACGGCGAGGCCGTTCAAAGGGCAACCCCGCCGCGGTGGTGCCTCCGCGAGGACGCCCGCCAAGGCCGCTGACGAGCAGGTGGATGCAGTCCGTCGCCTCCGAGGTCAACCTCTCCGAGACCCGCCTTCCTCTCGGGTGCGGGTTGCGTTGCCGAGGAGGGCGCGAGGCGGCGAAGGCGCAGGGAGATGGACGTCGTGGTCGAGGCTGGCCCCGGGCTGCAGCTTGGAGGATTGCGACGGGTCCGGGTGGCCGAGGGGCCCATGGACTGGGAGGCGAGGAGGACGTCGGGGCGGCGAGAGATCGTCGGCGCCGGGAGGACGGGTCCGCCTCCACCCCCCGCTCGGCGAGCCTTGCAGCTTGGAGACGAGAAGTACGAGCGAAGACGCTTATTTGCCGTCCCGTTTTGGCTCTCAACTTCAAACTGCGTCGCTCGTTTGCGACGTCTCGGTTCGGTTTCAGCCAGATTCGATCTCTATTTCGCATGCACAGACGATTCTCTTGCATAATGCAGACTCTGCAGCCGGGCGTATGAAGCATGGATGTATTTGGTAGTATTTATGATCGGATagcatatgttttttttttgtatcaCCAGATGTATTTGGTAGTCTTTGTGATCGAATAGTATACGTTTTCTGTATCACCAGATAGATGATTACTTTAGAGTCTTTTTAGGTGTAAAGACAGAGAAAAGAGAGATATAGCAGGTCGTACTGGATTTATTTATTTCTCGTACGTTCCATGCCATAGTGGCCCCGTACGGTTTACTTAGaaatcggcttgttcggcttgttttttcagttagaacagtatttttttctcacgataattcagccagaacagtgtttttcaaccagtttcagccaagattcagccaGCCGAACGGGTCAACTCGCAACTTGCAAGTTTTAGTATTCGTTTTCCAATACTATGTTGTCCGGCCGTGGCATGGCCGATAGTGAGACGTCAACCACCAAGCATGCCACTTGTTCTAAGACTTGCAGACTGTTTCTTTAGGATAATCACATATGAACAATGATGAGTTATAAAATACTATATGGTACATGTTTAATTTATCACGATTTGGAcccacagaaaaaaaaaaatcggACAGGTGCCGTTTTTTCCTCGATTTCTGACTTTGCTCCGGCCGGTAGCTCTGGTGAGATCGAGTGTTATAGTCTATACcaattgccaaaaaaaaaagtgtTATAGTCTACCCTTAGTCTTGGTTGTTGAGATAAAGAGGTTACAGAAATGACACCAACGCGTCACCCGTATCTTGACTTGTGTGCAGACATGGTAAATTCTTTGTTTATCCTTTTTGGGTGTTGCCATGAAACATTGATGTGATGCACAATGACCTTGGGGAGATTTGTACACATGGGCGGCTAAAATTTCTCTAGATAacgttgttttttttttaataaaaaaatccacACATGCATTGTTTCCAACATTTATACCAACAGTAAGAGGAACCTAGTGAGAAACATGGTATCATCAACCTGTCAGGTACAGGAAGGAAAACATCTGCAAAATCTTTGATTTCAGGCGTAGTCATCACAGAGAATCTCAATGACAGTTCTGTACCAGTAACTCTGGAGGCTTGCGTTCAGGAAATCGGAGCAACCATTTTATACCTTCTAGAATCATGTGAGGCTCCACATGTAGGTCAAATAAGAAGTTAAATTTATGCAAGTTTTTTTTAAGCCATCTAGTTTCTCTCTCAATGAAAAACATCCATTGAGAGAGAAAATAATATCATTTAGTCTGGCTAGTAAATTAGTAATTGATCGTAACATGTTTTAGCGTGAATGTTCATATCCTGACAAATTTTATACTTACTTGAAATATATAATAGCGTTCGTTTAAATATCCCCCTGGTTGTTGCATCTATATATTACTATTATAAGATATAAGATGCTGGCTACCTTATCGTTTGGTTAACAAATACGAAGTCAATACCTTGATGAACGCATGCATAATTATTTATCATTGGTTATCTTTCTCGGATCACAAATCCAACAAAGTGGTATCTGGCAGGATATGCACATGATGAGAAGTAAAAGAAAGGGTCTTCCGTCAGAACAATAAGTAAAAGAAAGACTACAGTCAGCACTCAGCAGTGCCCATTTCTTTTGTTTAACTGATCAACTTAATAAACTTAACTGAGGATACCGTGACATGGCTTGCACTCAAACTAGCTTGACCCAACCAAGAAAAGTTTAGTATAGAGTCCATCTCGAAAAGACAAAGAAGAACCGAAGAGGGGTGGAAATAGCGGCATGGTCCTTAGAGGCTTTTTTTTACGGTTCTTTGAAAGCTACTACGAATCTACGATGCATTAAAATAATAGTTTGAGATAATGGGGTAGCAATGGTCTGCTATCGATTTCAATCCCGCGAACATTAGGTTTTGGAAGCTAAATTGTGCaagttttttttcttattttaatgattttattttATTGAAGTACTAACACACCAAACTCAATATGCATGAGAAGCAAACATCATCATGCTTAAAAAATATAGCATTTAATAATCAAGAAATTGTGCAAAGTTGGGTGAAGAAACTTGTGAGGAGGTCctccaactttttttttttgagggaaggTCCTCCAACTATTACACCTTTAATTTGGAGTGCTTCAATACTTTACGTAACTCTCGTCGAAAGGGCGAACCATGGAAGCACCTTTTACATACTTATCAATCCAACTGTGCTGTTGCAATAAGTGAAGAGAAAAATATGCATAACGGGGTAGTAACGAATCGAAATACTGAATCTGCACGATGTCACTTGGCACTTAGCAGAGCCTGTGCGAGCCGACCTTACCAAACCCAAGAGATAAAGacaaattaaaaaaagaaaaagccaCAAAGATTGGAAAGCAacaaaaaagaacaaaaagaGGCAAATGATTGTTGATTTAAATGAGAAGGACACATGTCCTATGATTAATCTTCAAGGGGACCTAGTTTAATATTTTATCTTTATACGTATCACTCACCCATTTGCATGGAAGGTTTCTACTAAGGGCATTCAATTCCACCAAGAACTCTATATATTCACCCAAATGTTGCTTCGAAAAAGTTTGATTTGTCCTCCTAAGCTTGTCGCCGAATTTAAAAAACATTCTTGAACTCTGAATACCGACGTCGACCGGAAGATCTACCCTTAAGAACAAGTGCCCGCTCGtcagcttcttcggcccacctctccgaccggagcgctcgcttcgggcaccagccgCCTCCAAGCGttttctccaatcggaaggcctaaaacgctgcttcctactccgaccccacgactccgaccccgcgaccggggctcgtgggaaccctgctcaccgctcctCTTCGACCGGCGCGctgagagccgactggagccatccgatcgggggcacccccgttcggaaggaaccagaagacgtgcggagaaaggcaaggcatggctcataagtcaaaaccactgtaccagggaccataccctgcacgaaacagtgctctgcagccaccctgacacaaagtattgtaggggccgctaacaactcccatacggtaagccccccgcgtgtctctagacatcgatcacAGTATgagctccaggatttgccataccgggtaaacatagcgcggctcctcacatgccgctaggcatcaagaagtatttgtaggtaccggcgtccatccttcctgaagaagatagctcgacctcctgtgcacatctgacatcctacagcgacatcgacagtattagagggcgtcaaccattatccagttttcatcaccgtaggcagcaaggcttagaaatatccatACTTTCTCCCtatcacctgtaaagccatccccttcatctataaaaggggatgtgctccctccaactgGGGGAGATCGACTTTttgaagctcagactcactagatcgacatcaacactcccaaccgtaggaccacccagttccgaccgcaactcttccggtcggagccaaccaaacctcttgtacacccccttctttctccttctcgtttgtaaccccactacagacttcgagcacctaggcttaggaataaagtcaccgaccgaccccgactggacgtagggcacgttgcctgaaccagtataaatcatgtgtcattgagtgctaggccacctccccGAACAACTTACCAGCTTAACTTGCAAAACGGATAAATAACCCTTTAAAATAGTTCAGAGTTGTTTCGAGGGTGGTTTTGATTGATATGGCACTTGGGTCCCACATATCTTTAGTCTTTTTAGCCGTACCATCGTTCCTTGAATATTTGTGCTCCTAAAATGATCTTAAATGAAAAAGTCAACTAGGAAGTTTTAGATCTCTACAAGCACTATAAATTTGGTATAGAGCGTGTCTTCCTCCGTGATTGATTCTAATAATCATAGaacttaaaatgaatatttagtcctctaaatgatctcaaataaaaacaTTGTTAACCACAAAGTTAGATACCACATTGACTACAACTTTGTCATAGACCATGTAAACGCCTGGggttgtttgaaaaattcaagAAAAAAGCCTCTAAAAGATCTGATATAGAATGTGAcaactataaagttatagatcaCATTTAGAGCTATAACTTTTATATAGACCATGTGAACATCCaaagtcatttgaaaaattcaaaaaaaaaaaagatttcaaAATCTGAGAACTTAATAATGAATATTTGGTGCTCTAAATGATATCAGACAAAAAACaacaaatttaaaattcaaaatcttAGAACTTTGATATGGACCATGTCAACATtcaaggtcgtttgaaaattttaaaattttgaattttaaaatatgataacttaaaacaaatatttgaggCTCTAAAAGATTTcatataaaaaagttgtcaactgcaAAATTCTA belongs to Miscanthus floridulus cultivar M001 chromosome 4, ASM1932011v1, whole genome shotgun sequence and includes:
- the LOC136550254 gene encoding uncharacterized protein; translated protein: MKLFAFVRRARRPPPTSPAAPDDTATATAAAAPAQKRRRRPSSSGSAAAWKPTLGAISEDAAMTAASMAQAQAQAKKPAAPPKARARSPRRATRAASYDDFRHYGQPTVLPAFTPTAFLF